The genome window GTAGGGATTACAATAGTGATAGGTTCACTATAGTTCACTTTGCAACTACGTTTCTTTAAATTCCTTGCTTTATTTTCTTTTAACTTAACTTTAAATATGGTCATCTTTTCTTGACAATTGCTGTAGTAATATAAAATTAGTACGTAGCTAAGTATTTTACAGCAGCAGTGGCGTTCCTAGTAGATGAGTTCAAGATCACACAGCAAGTTGtagcatgtttttttcttttattgatAGGAGAGTTCTGGCAGAATTGTAATATTTACATGGTTGCTGAGAGCCTGTCTTTGGCCACACTGATTTTGCCTCTGAAGGaaatattataaaatgaaaaatatatagatgaagtcaaaattttacatacagcttgaaggacctgccaaatgttaattatttgaccaaagtaaaagggatcatacaaaacgcacgttattttttatttagtgctgccctgaataagatagtcatataaaagacatttacaaacagtccacaagagaaaataatagttaaatttattaaaatgaccctgttcaaaagtttacatacacttgattcttaatactgttgttacccgaatgatccacagctgtgtttttttttttttttgtttagtgatagttgttcaagagtcccttgtttgtcctgaaaagttaaactgccaaCTGTTAttccgaaaaatccttcaggtcccacagattctttggtttttcagcattttttgtgtatttgaactctttccaaccatttttgagattcatcttttcaaactgaggacaactgagggactcatatgcaactattacagaaggttaaaacgctcactgatggttcagaaggaaacacaaagcattaagagccagtaatggaaacttttgaacagaataaagatgtgaacatttttctaattttgcctaaatttcatttttttccccatttagtactgccctttagaatcCACAGAAGATAATTACGTTTCCTGGAAGAGAAAATAAgacaaatttaccctgatcttcaaaaattcaaattcggctcttaatgcagtgtttgcttctgaatcatcagtaagcatttgaactttctataaTAGCTGCATatcagttgtcatcagtgtgaaaagatggatctcaaaatcatacagtcattgttggaaagaatttgtaggacctgaaggattttctgatgaacagcgggcagtttaactgttcaggacaaacaagggactcaaatgcaactataactaaataaaaaaacacaactgtgggtcattcaggtaacaacaaagtaatAAGAAttgagtgtatgtaaacttttgaacagggtcatttttataaattcaactattgttttcttttgtggactatatgtgattAATTTTCAGTGAAATGTGCATCCTACATCAGTTTTTGATTCAGAGTATAAAAACATAACATCTGACAACATGACTTCCCCACTGCTTTCCAGGATTAGGGATATGAAAGCATTTTACAGCTTCAAATAACATTGCTTTCTGATTCCCTCAGATTTTCTGACGCCTTCCTGATGGGACCAGATAATGGAAACACCTCCTTGAACATGACAGACAGTTCCAAGGATGAGAGCATTGTGAGTAACAATATCTCTGTTACCTTTGGGGCCCTCATCCTCAGCATTGTCTTCCTCCTGGGTGTTCCTGGCAACCTCTTTATTATCTGGAGCATCCTGGCACGCGCCCGCAAACGCTCCGTCACGACCCTGCTCATCCTCAACCTGGCCTTGGCAGATGGTTTTCTGATGTGTCTGACAATTTTCTTTATAATATACCTCGCCAAACAGAACTGGGTATTTGGATATGTCATGTGCAAGCTGCTTTTTTACTTGTGCAATACAAACATGTACGCTTCTATTATGATCATTACCCTGATGAGCCTACAAAGACTAGTGGCAGTGGTGTGGCCCACATACTTGACTGCCTGCACTCGTAGACGGACAGTATTACTTGTGCTCGGGGGCCTGTGGATTGTCGTATTTCTTTTGGCACTTCCTGCTTTGATATTCAGACGAACAGAGAAGATCGACAATGGGAAGGAACGCACTGTGTGCGCAACTTATCATAAGAATCCACAGCATGTGAGTCTCTTTGTCCCATTAAACTCAGCATTTTCCTTCATATCTCTCAttgtgaccctggatgacaaaaccaaaaatccttaggatattaagtaaacatattttagaaacttaatttttgataagtaatttgcattgctataaacttgatttggacaactttgattt of Garra rufa chromosome 10, GarRuf1.0, whole genome shotgun sequence contains these proteins:
- the ltb4r2b gene encoding leukotriene B4 receptor 2b encodes the protein MGPDNGNTSLNMTDSSKDESIVSNNISVTFGALILSIVFLLGVPGNLFIIWSILARARKRSVTTLLILNLALADGFLMCLTIFFIIYLAKQNWVFGYVMCKLLFYLCNTNMYASIMIITLMSLQRLVAVVWPTYLTACTRRRTVLLVLGGLWIVVFLLALPALIFRRTEKIDNGKERTVCATYHKNPQHGVFQYTLETVVGFLVPYMIIVSSYVCILRRLRQTMFKRRIRSENLIQAIIVTFCIFWLPYHCINIVQVVAALTPEGFLKKKLDNIWKSSRAVTSALAFISSCANPVLYALAGRSYIKADGVAFMARLFEGTVLDYGARRSRQNKDAIRL